The proteins below are encoded in one region of Rhodoferax potami:
- the tnpC gene encoding IS66 family transposase, with product MVFTPDSLQQMSAYDVCNLVSGLMEKVSTQSKELLYRQSKIDQLTHEMATLKRLQFGRSREQLDATQTSLLDEACDEDLAAIEQELKNLTPTPKPDKDHRSKPKRAALPDHLPRVEIHHEPDSTTCTCGCQLKRIGQDVAQKLDYTPGVFTVELHVRGKWACGQCETLIQAPVPAQVIDKGIPTAGLLAQVLVAKYADHLPLYRQEKIFGRAGLEIACSTLGAWVGMCGVQLQPLVDALKETVLSHAVVHADETPIPMLKPGNKKTHKAYLWAYAPGAFEQIHAVVYDFCETRAGQNARTFLGKSDDDDRGWRGSLVCDDYGGYKSLFTKGVKEAGCMAHARRKLFELHANHSSLIAAEGLKFFDLLYDVERDIKSLPAAIRLQIRQEKSRPIADLLHQWLLLQASKVPSGSATAKAINYSIKRWEALTLYLDDGQVPIDNNWCENQIRPAAVGRGNWLFAGSLRAGQRAAAVMSLIQSAKLNGHDPYAYLKDVLTRLPTQRASQIGELLPHNWAPQTT from the coding sequence ATGGTTTTTACGCCCGATTCACTGCAACAAATGAGCGCGTACGATGTGTGCAATCTGGTCAGTGGACTGATGGAAAAGGTCAGCACGCAGAGCAAAGAGCTGCTGTACCGTCAGAGCAAGATCGACCAGCTCACGCACGAGATGGCGACCTTGAAGCGACTGCAGTTTGGTCGTAGCCGCGAACAACTCGATGCCACGCAGACCAGTCTGCTCGATGAAGCCTGCGATGAAGACCTGGCGGCAATTGAGCAAGAACTCAAAAACCTCACGCCGACGCCCAAGCCCGATAAAGACCACCGTAGCAAGCCCAAACGTGCAGCGCTGCCGGATCACCTGCCCCGTGTAGAAATCCACCACGAACCAGACTCCACCACCTGCACTTGTGGCTGCCAGCTCAAGCGCATTGGCCAGGACGTCGCGCAAAAGCTGGACTACACGCCCGGCGTATTCACTGTTGAGCTGCATGTTCGCGGCAAATGGGCGTGTGGCCAGTGTGAAACACTGATTCAGGCGCCGGTACCGGCCCAAGTCATTGACAAAGGCATTCCAACCGCTGGCCTGTTGGCACAGGTGCTGGTGGCCAAATATGCGGATCACTTGCCGCTGTACCGGCAAGAGAAAATCTTTGGCCGCGCCGGCTTGGAGATTGCATGTTCCACGCTGGGAGCCTGGGTGGGCATGTGCGGCGTGCAATTGCAGCCGCTGGTGGATGCGTTGAAAGAGACGGTACTGAGTCACGCTGTGGTGCATGCCGATGAGACTCCGATCCCGATGCTCAAGCCCGGCAATAAGAAGACCCACAAGGCCTACTTGTGGGCATACGCTCCTGGTGCCTTTGAGCAGATACACGCCGTCGTCTACGACTTCTGCGAGACCCGCGCCGGCCAGAATGCCAGAACGTTTCTGGGGAAGTCTGATGACGATGACCGTGGCTGGCGTGGCTCTCTGGTTTGCGACGATTACGGGGGTTATAAATCGCTGTTCACCAAAGGCGTCAAAGAAGCCGGATGCATGGCGCATGCACGCCGAAAGCTGTTTGAACTGCACGCCAATCACAGCAGTCTGATTGCCGCAGAGGGACTGAAATTCTTCGACCTACTGTATGACGTCGAACGTGACATCAAGTCATTACCAGCGGCCATTCGTCTGCAAATCCGGCAGGAAAAATCCAGGCCCATTGCCGACCTACTGCACCAGTGGCTACTGTTGCAGGCCAGCAAGGTGCCCAGTGGATCGGCCACCGCAAAAGCGATTAACTACAGCATCAAACGTTGGGAGGCGTTGACGCTGTATCTGGACGATGGGCAAGTACCCATAGATAACAATTGGTGCGAAAACCAAATTCGCCCGGCAGCTGTCGGCAGGGGCAACTGGTTATTCGCGGGTTCCCTGCGTGCTGGTCAACGTGCGGCGGCGGTGATGAGTTTGATTCAGAGTGCCAAGCTCAATGGGCACGATCCGTACGCCTATCTGAAAGACGTACTCACACGCTTGCCCACGCAGCGGGCCAGTCAGATCGGGGAATTGCTGCCTCACAACTGGGCACCGCAGACCACGTAA